In one Candidatus Hepatincola sp. Av genomic region, the following are encoded:
- the prmA gene encoding Ribosomal protein L11 methyltransferase — translation MKYLSILIKEANLTNFENAFEEFGTIIVSGLKGFEKPSVNILDLSFSKWQIQFIPYELSKINFIKELILSKQTELGYKVLAIKVKNINNLPQVNELNQEIDLQIGNICISNKLTKLANPKNINIFMEQSLGFGTGKHETTFLCLQVLNQLAQSAKLKKILDLGTGSGILAIAAAKLWQAEVLAVDIDELALNTAKQFIKLNQVDNLVKSLCSTGFQHIPQQQFSLIIANILLNPLLAMVDDFNTYTAREGYLILSGILNSQSSMLKKAFSKWQVLKELKENGWSTLLLQR, via the coding sequence ATGAAATACTTAAGTATTTTAATTAAAGAGGCAAACCTTACAAATTTTGAAAATGCTTTTGAAGAGTTTGGTACAATTATTGTAAGTGGTTTGAAAGGTTTTGAGAAGCCATCGGTAAATATTTTAGATTTATCCTTTAGTAAATGGCAAATTCAATTTATTCCCTATGAATTGTCTAAGATAAACTTTATCAAAGAGTTAATTTTATCTAAACAAACAGAGTTAGGTTATAAGGTATTAGCAATTAAGGTAAAAAATATTAATAATTTACCTCAAGTAAATGAACTCAACCAAGAGATAGATTTACAAATAGGTAATATATGTATTTCTAACAAATTAACAAAATTGGCAAACCCAAAGAATATTAATATTTTTATGGAACAGAGTTTAGGTTTTGGAACAGGTAAACATGAAACCACCTTTTTATGCTTACAAGTATTAAATCAGTTAGCACAATCAGCAAAACTAAAGAAAATCCTAGATTTAGGTACTGGTAGTGGTATTTTAGCAATAGCAGCAGCTAAACTATGGCAAGCAGAAGTATTAGCTGTAGATATAGATGAACTAGCTTTAAATACTGCAAAACAGTTTATTAAACTTAACCAAGTAGATAATTTAGTAAAGAGTTTGTGTTCTACTGGTTTTCAACATATCCCACAACAACAGTTTAGTTTAATCATAGCTAATATTTTATTAAACCCATTGTTAGCCATGGTTGATGACTTTAATACTTATACAGCAAGGGAGGGGTATTTAATTTTATCTGGCATTTTAAATAGCCAAAGTTCTATGTTAAAAAAAGCTTTTTCTAAATGGCAAGTGCTTAAAGAGTTAAAAGAAAATGGTTGGAGTACTTTATTACTACAAAGATAA
- the pncA gene encoding Nicotinamidase, whose protein sequence is MKNVLLIIDVQNDFCENGTLAIPYANEIIEPINKIMPEFDAIIATQDWHPKNHISFAVNHFKKEFDVVNTRYGKQILWPVHCVQNTLGAKFHHQLHANKIHHIVRTGYNPFIDSYSGFFYNDKKTSTGLEKLISSDDNLVICGLARDYCVEWTYKDALKLGFKASILEDCCRSMNR, encoded by the coding sequence ATGAAGAATGTGTTATTAATTATAGATGTTCAAAATGATTTTTGTGAAAATGGTACATTAGCTATTCCTTACGCTAATGAAATTATTGAACCTATTAACAAAATCATGCCCGAATTTGATGCAATAATAGCTACTCAAGATTGGCATCCTAAAAATCATATATCTTTTGCAGTAAATCATTTTAAGAAAGAATTTGATGTAGTTAACACTCGTTATGGTAAACAAATTTTATGGCCTGTACATTGTGTACAAAATACATTGGGGGCAAAATTTCATCATCAACTGCATGCTAATAAAATTCACCATATTGTGAGAACAGGTTATAATCCTTTTATAGATTCTTATTCAGGTTTCTTTTATAATGATAAAAAAACCTCAACAGGTCTAGAAAAATTAATTAGCTCTGATGATAACCTTGTAATTTGTGGTTTAGCTAGAGATTACTGTGTTGAATGGACATATAAAGATGCTCTAAAATTAGGGTTTAAAGCCTCTATTCTAGAGGATTGTTGCCGTAGTATGAACCGTTAG
- the tatA gene encoding Sec-independent protein translocase protein TatA produces MSVGIWQLIIILIIILILFGGRGKISSILADIGKGFKAFKKEVKDTNSKKDE; encoded by the coding sequence ATGAGTGTTGGTATTTGGCAATTAATAATAATTTTAATTATTATTTTAATTTTATTTGGTGGTCGTGGTAAAATTTCTAGCATTTTAGCAGATATAGGTAAAGGCTTTAAAGCCTTTAAAAAAGAAGTTAAAGATACTAACTCTAAGAAAGATGAATAA